From Coffea arabica cultivar ET-39 chromosome 2e, Coffea Arabica ET-39 HiFi, whole genome shotgun sequence, the proteins below share one genomic window:
- the LOC113732656 gene encoding uncharacterized protein codes for MTNACITRFNSFHKATVAIPRRRKFGIVFLRSFCTCASACLSQSVPLFHHPSLFLTAHLKASDAPQRSDEWFALRKDKLTTSTFSTALGFWKGNRRYELWYEKVFSPDEQLVEASRRYAMDWGVLNEAAAIERYRSITGRDVSSLGFAIHSEERFEWIGASPDGLLGHFPGGGILEVKCPYNKGKPETCLPWKRMPYYYMPQVQGQMEVMDREWVDLYCWTPNGSTVFRVCRDRKYWELIHGILWEFWWGNVVPAREALSLGREEEAMSHKPTPTHRQTGLVISRSLKLAGEVKLLCREIGGHVEFYR; via the coding sequence ATGACCAATGCCTGTATCACTAGATTCAATAGCTTTCACAAGGCAACGGTGGCAATCCCTCGAAGAAGAAAGTTTGGAATTGTTTTTCTTAGATCATTTTGCACGTGTGCATCAGCATGTCTCTCTCAGAGTGTCCCCCTTTTTCATCACCCTTCATTATTCTTGACTGCACACCTCAAGGCCTCAGATGCTCCACAGCGTTCTGATGAATGGTTTGCACTTCGCAAGGACAAGTTAACTACAAGCACATTCAGCACTGCTCTGGGATTCTGGAAAGGGAATCGTCGGTACGAGCTCTGGTATGAGAAAGTGTTTTCACCAGATGAGCAACTAGTGGAAGCTTCTAGAAGGTATGCCATGGACTGGGGTGTTCTGAACGAAGCAGCAGCTATAGAGCGCTACAGAAGCATCACTGGTCGTGATGTTAGCTCCCTTGGTTTCGCTATCCATTCAGAGGAGCGCTTTGAATGGATTGGTGCCTCCCCAGATGGACTTCTCGGTCACTTCCCAGGAGGTGGGATTTTGGAAGTGAAGTGCCCGTATAATAAAGGAAAGCCAGAGACATGTCTGCCTTGGAAAAGAATGCCCTACTATTACATGCCTCAAGTGCAGGGTCAAATGGAGGTAATGGATAGGGAGTGGGTTGATTTGTATTGTTGGACTCCTAATGGGAGCACAGTATTTCGGGTATGCAGAGATCGTAAGTATTGGGAATTGATACATGGCATCTTATGGGAATTTTGGTGGGGAAATGTGGTTCCAGCAAGGGAAGCTCTTTCATTGGGAAGGGAGGAGGAAGCCATGTCACACAAGCCAACACCAACGCATAGACAAACAGGTCTTGTAATTAGTAGAAGCTTGAAGTTGGCTGGTGAGGTGAAGTTGTTGTGCAGGGAAATAGGAGGCCATGTTGAGTTTTATCGATGA